The genomic region AGCTGTACAGTTTGCATGTCGCCTGTTTCTTTAAGTTGTTGCTCGTGAAATAAAAGATCATGCAGTGTTAATTATGCAGTTCAGCGTTCTTTGCTGTTTTGTGTCTTCCGCTTGTTAAATTTTGATTATTAACCCAGGCAATATACAATTGAGAGCAGAGGGCCTACTAGGCCCTGGGGTAGTCAGGTATAGGGGCCTCTCTCGTGGGTCCAATGCTGAAATCACCCAGTTAGCCATGGGACCTAAACCACTACGGGGACAGCAGCCAAACCCATGGAGCCACAAACTGCCCCTATATGTAGCCCATATGTTAACATGTGGGGCGGCACAGGGGTGCGGTGGGTAGCACAgtcgcttcacacctctgggacctgggtttgagtctccaccagggttccacgtgtgtggagtttgcatgttctccttgtgtcatcatggggtttcctctgggttccccccacagcctaaaaacatgctgtgaactggagttaccagattgcctgtaggtgtgcgagCGGCGCTTGTGTCTGTGGCCTGCAATGTGTTGACCCACTACCCTGGGTTGTTTCCCGCCTTGTGCTCACAAACTCCAGAGTCCCTGCCACCCAGAATGGGACAAACAGTTATATAAACTGGATTGATGTTAATGTTTGGCTTCTAATTTCTAAGCATTTAGCCATGAAATCATTAACAACTGCAGCTGGGACACTAAATAATAAACCAACTCCAGCCAAAAGGAGTCTTGAGAAAAATCCTCATATTGATAGAGAAGTGCGTCAGTGACTGCATACCAACTCAAACAATGGTAAAAGAAAACATCGTTTCATCTCTTcggcagcaggtggagcccttgagTACTCCAGGAACTAGTACTTCAAAAGGTTTTATTGTATTCCCTGGACACGGATCACGCATAGCATTTCGtttacatatacattttttttgcattttccaTATTTAGCcaacgcttttgtccaaagcaacatacagatGAGGCAAATAGCTTATTACAAGCATTCATGCAGGTAAGGAGTCAACTAGGCATATGTGCAgcaaggctgagcttccagtgaatgctcAGGTACAGGTGTGAGCAGGATCAAAGCAGGTGCAACACAACGACTGCAAACAAAGTGAGAACCTACAATAAGACAATTCAATGGCTCAAAGTGCAATATTACGAACATTTCAGGGAGGCACCAGACACGTAGAGGAGTTTATTGAAAGGTGCCCTATATATTCTTTCAATATTTAAATACTATTTTGTCTGAAAAAGAGCTACAAGGTTCGCTGATAGCTTGCAGTGCCATCTATCATAAACAAATCACCTTAAGATTTATTATCAAGCTTTtattgcaaagaaaacaaatcaAACACTGAAACGAAAAGCAAGCCATGCTAACAAAAGGACTTTTctatattaaataaaaacatatctAATATATTTTTCAGTAAATAGGTGaaacaaatacagacaagcgtAAGTGTAGCTTCCCACAGGTACATGAGCATACAAACTGGCTTCCATGACTGGTTCGTACCTGAGGAGACTGGTGTAGGGCAGTTAAAAAGACCTCCCTAAAACCAGCGGCAGTCTCTCCTTATGCACCCTTCTCCGTCATAAGTAGGTCTTCATCGGGATGGAAGACTTTTGGGAGACGGACCTGCTGCGCACCGAGACCACCCTGCTGGTCCCGCTGGATGACCTCACGATGAGGTACTTCCCAGAGAGGCTCTCCTCATTTTTCAGAGCACAGGGGTTGgaaagcagcaccccccccaggaTGAACAGGACGGAGGCTCCCCATCCGACATAGAGGGAGGCCCCCAATTCCCTACGCTGGGCGTCCGTCAGCATGGGATTGTAAAAGTCCTTTGTGATGGAGCTGGCCGTCCAGGAGACGGGGACCAGGCAGAggacacctgtggcaatgaggACCAGGCTGGCCATCTTCGACGCCTTTGCCTTCAGCGATGACCCAGCAACAATGTTGGTGCACTTGCCCCCAACAGCGGTCAGGAGGAGTCCGGCGGTGCCCGTCACCatggcgatgcagatgagggcCCGTGCCGCCTGCAGGTCGGAGCTCAGGGCCAGCATGGAGTCGTAGGCCTTGCACTCAGTCTGGCCACTGTTCTGCACCACGCAGCTCATCCAGATTCCCTCCCAGATGATGTGGGCCGTCACGATGTTGACGCCGGTGAAGGCGGACACCCTCCACATGGGCAGGGCGCAGGTGATGATCACTCCCACCCAGCCCAGTATGGCCAGGCTGATTCCCAGAATCTGCATCCCAGTGGACTGCATGGCGGATACCAGCAGCTCGCTCCTGGCTCTACCTCCCTCGGTGTTTCTCTACTTTCCCTGTAGTGCCGGTCCTACCCCAGCTACGGAAACTGAGCTTTTATGCCTCTGAAAGGGGGAGGCGTTCAGATGCCACAGCAAACAAAACGCCGAGCCACAGAATTCCTGCTCTGCCGGATTCTTCTGCGCCAGCATGAGAAGGTCTTTGCATAAAGATAATTTTTCAAGGTGATTTTTTTCAGGCTCGATTTTTTTTACCTCATCCCCCcctgtttttatataccatacGAGTCTTTCACTGTGACAGCAAATCACAGAGACAGACCCAAAGACTCGTGAGAGAGTTTCAGTGGCCACACACTGGAGCAGATCTCAAATTGCCATGTCACTGATATTTGGGTTAAACCCCCCAACACTCACTCTACTAAAGAAACCAGAGACCAGACAACTTACATAGTAACAATTCTACAGTCCtgcaaattaaatgttttctgtTCCTGGACTCTATCCGGTGTCATTAGTAGTCTTCTGTAAGATGCCTAACCCAGTAATCCAGTAATAGTAACTAAATGGCAGCAATAAATGTAGATAATAGCACATTGTCAGTATTGTGTTCAAAGGAGGTCAGTGAAACCCTAGCGAGTGGAATGAATGGTTTGTGCAGGTAATGGAGCCCCATGTGGACGCCGGACAGTACGAACGCGCACCTCAGCGCTTCAGTTTGGGCTGGTGTATGTTTGTTCCTCGGAGCGAAGGGCTTTTCATGTGTAGCTAAATGGTGCAGTGAATGTTACACCAGATGAAGATATTTTATCCACGGGGGGGTTTCTAATCGTGGCTCGAGCTGTAACGGCGTGCACGTGGACCCCACCCCCACGGGAAAGAAATTACAAAAACCATCCCCTTTGAAAACATTCCTCCCCTCCAAATTGTCCTGCGTAATTTGCTCAAGTGGCAAAATCCGGTCCGAAGCCCAATTCAATAATGCCTCACCCATGGAAATGTTTAACCCTCACCACCCCGAGTGAAATATAATCACCATTAATAGGGTAATGCTGAGCTGGACAGGGGGCTGTCTACGACTGACCCCAGACTAGCCGCAGCGCTGATAATGGCATAACAGACACAGGGCaaaaaattttattaaaataatgcaaGATTGAAACATACAGGGTGACTGACTGTAGAAGCCAGGAAGAGCATCAGCAGCACAATAAGAAATGTTAATAGTTGACTTTGCATCACAaaaatccatccgtccatccaaagATCACATACAGCTGCATAGTCAAACACATTTGAAATGCATGGTTGCTTTGAAAAATGCTGCACCAAAGAAAGTATGCAAGCGAACATAATTCAGTCCTAACATTGAAATGTTCTCAGATTCTGCACAGTGTCACACGACATAATAACATG from Brienomyrus brachyistius isolate T26 chromosome 17, BBRACH_0.4, whole genome shotgun sequence harbors:
- the LOC125711578 gene encoding claudin-4-like; this encodes MVSMGRQVLGLALGIFGSFGTIAACALPMWKVTAFVGANIVVAQVIWEGIWMTCVVQSTGQMQCKVYDSMLALPRDLQAARALTVISILVGVIGILLAFFVGKWSTVVRDEISQAKLAIVSGVLLVAAGVLCLVPVCWSTHTIIRNFYNPLLSNAQRRELGPELLVSAMQSTGMQILGISLAILGWVGVIITCALPMWRVSAFTGVNIVTAHIIWEGIWMSCVVQNSGQTECKAYDSMLALSSDLQAARALICIAMVTGTAGLLLTAVGGKCTNIVAGSSLKAKASKMASLVLIATGVLCLVPVSWTASSITKDFYNPMLTDAQRRELGASLYVGWGASVLFILGGVLLSNPCALKNEESLSGKYLIVRSSSGTSRVVSVRSRSVSQKSSIPMKTYL